GGCCCTATAGTCAAAAAAGATCCAGACTGGAAAGTGGTATCTGCAGGTCCTACCACCTCTGCTCGAATGGATCTATTTGAAAAAGAGTTCATGGATTATTATAAAACCCGGATCTTTGTAGGAAAAGGTGGGATGGGAGAACGTACTGCAGAAGCATTGAAAAAAATAAAAGGCATATATGCAACATATACTGGTGGTGCAGGAGCTCTAGCAGCAGTTTCTTTTAAAAAAGTTGAAAACGTGTACTGGCTTGAAGAGCTCGGGGCGCCAGAGGCAGTATGGATCTTGGATGCTGTTGAATTTGGGCCTTTAATAGTTTCTATAGATAGCAACGGAGATAACTGGAACGCAATAATGCGCAAA
This genomic interval from Thermoplasmata archaeon contains the following:
- a CDS encoding FumA C-terminus/TtdB family hydratase beta subunit, which gives rise to MEMHIKVPDQIDNIVKLKVGDILYVTGKIFTARDEAHVHMLELAEKKEKIAFDPSKMVMYHCGPIVKKDPDWKVVSAGPTTSARMDLFEKEFMDYYKTRIFVGKGGMGERTAEALKKIKGIYATYTGGAGALAAVSFKKVENVYWLEELGAPEAVWILDAVEFGPLIVSIDSNGDNWNAIMRKKTDQKKADIFKIIDSQ